A genomic stretch from Algoriphagus halophilus includes:
- a CDS encoding tyrosine-type recombinase/integrase yields MNKAVEIEVKGRKILLKMPKNEADISFVRGILYSRWNKDLFLWEIPHYPGNLEKVKGYFGNRISILQIHLEISSPVTKKGVIQENEVVMVHANSGRIKLIFGFKIELIRYLKTIPYYKWDTQNKWWTIPYSKQYEAEVKKKIEELGLKLIFKQEKANKIKPKTSPLSIPDYKKCPEAYVNKLKERRYSPSTIRAYIPLFEEFINHFPDLEIDSLGEKEILEFSRYLVTERKVSSSLQNQAINAIKFYFEKVKGGERKFYHVDRPIREKKLPTVCSQEEIISIFNATKNLKHKAILMTIYSAGLRVSELIDLTINDIDSKRMQIFIKQAKGKKDRYTILSKRTLTILREYIKRERPIYYLFEGQGSTKEKPIKYSTTSIESIVKAAVSKTNIRKKVTPHTLRHSFATHLLENGTDLRYIQSLLGHESPKTTQIYTHITTKGFDQIQSPLDKLDI; encoded by the coding sequence ATGAATAAAGCAGTTGAAATAGAAGTAAAGGGGAGAAAGATTCTCTTGAAAATGCCAAAAAATGAAGCTGATATCAGCTTTGTGAGAGGCATTCTTTATTCACGTTGGAATAAAGATCTTTTTCTTTGGGAAATCCCCCATTATCCTGGGAATCTGGAAAAGGTAAAGGGGTATTTTGGTAACAGGATTTCAATACTACAAATCCACTTAGAAATATCAAGCCCAGTTACCAAAAAAGGCGTCATTCAGGAAAATGAGGTAGTAATGGTGCATGCCAACAGTGGACGCATCAAATTGATTTTTGGTTTTAAAATTGAACTAATTAGGTATCTCAAAACAATACCCTATTACAAATGGGACACTCAAAACAAATGGTGGACAATTCCTTATTCCAAGCAGTATGAAGCAGAAGTAAAAAAGAAAATTGAAGAATTAGGTTTAAAACTCATCTTTAAGCAGGAAAAAGCGAATAAAATAAAACCAAAAACCAGTCCTTTATCTATTCCAGATTATAAAAAATGTCCAGAGGCCTATGTGAACAAGCTTAAAGAAAGGAGATATAGCCCAAGTACTATAAGAGCTTACATCCCCCTTTTTGAAGAGTTTATAAACCACTTTCCAGATCTTGAAATAGACAGTTTAGGCGAGAAAGAAATATTGGAATTTTCAAGATATTTGGTAACGGAGCGGAAAGTTTCAAGCTCATTACAAAATCAAGCGATCAATGCAATTAAATTTTATTTTGAAAAAGTAAAAGGTGGCGAGCGTAAATTCTACCATGTGGATCGGCCAATCAGAGAAAAAAAATTACCCACAGTCTGCAGTCAGGAAGAAATCATATCCATTTTTAATGCAACGAAAAACTTAAAGCACAAAGCAATTTTGATGACCATCTATTCTGCAGGATTGAGAGTATCCGAATTAATTGATTTAACGATCAATGACATAGATTCCAAGAGAATGCAGATATTCATCAAACAAGCCAAAGGTAAAAAAGACAGGTACACGATATTATCAAAAAGAACATTAACAATTTTAAGGGAATACATCAAAAGAGAAAGACCTATATATTACCTTTTCGAGGGACAAGGGAGTACAAAAGAGAAACCAATAAAATATTCCACTACCAGTATTGAATCCATTGTAAAGGCAGCAGTATCAAAAACCAACATCAGAAAAAAAGTAACACCTCATACACTAAGGCATTCCTTCGCTACCCATCTTTTGGAGAATGGTACTGATCTCAGATACATCCAAAGTTTGTTGGGGCATGAAAGCCCAAAAACAACACAAATTTACACCCATATTACCACAAAAGGATTTGATCAAATACAAAGTCCCTTGGATAAATTGGACATTTAA
- a CDS encoding DUF6966 domain-containing protein — translation MTDHYKISLRILKRLLEESDNSHWANWISTDIELWESKKDVKHHLGAYGGMGSINDLYVGGTDKLGIWNNQVFDTIKNLCWSLAKHRIDTAPTSLKFYQYGTGQMSGWRCRNCGHSRLDENQIEQYLSFKFLPELITDLIKKDELENLLPISNWIDTEEIESVRIRIKKYLTTSEIEVSKFQSWLKTCPKCESDDICVYRWEWGDTEKTIIESKDNLKIKKSQHTTMAIPKKGFIAKLKSWLS, via the coding sequence ATGACAGACCATTATAAAATATCATTAAGAATATTAAAACGACTTTTGGAAGAGTCTGATAATTCACATTGGGCTAATTGGATAAGTACGGATATTGAACTGTGGGAGTCTAAAAAAGATGTAAAACATCATCTAGGTGCGTACGGTGGAATGGGGTCGATAAATGACTTATATGTTGGTGGAACTGACAAACTGGGTATTTGGAACAACCAAGTATTTGACACAATCAAAAACCTATGTTGGAGTTTAGCGAAACACCGGATTGACACTGCACCAACATCATTAAAATTTTACCAATACGGAACTGGGCAAATGAGTGGATGGCGATGCAGAAATTGCGGACATTCAAGGCTAGATGAAAATCAAATTGAACAATATCTTTCTTTTAAATTTTTACCAGAACTGATAACGGATTTGATTAAGAAAGACGAACTGGAAAACCTCTTACCAATTTCTAATTGGATAGATACAGAAGAAATTGAATCTGTACGCATAAGAATTAAAAAGTATTTGACTACATCCGAAATTGAAGTTTCAAAATTCCAAAGTTGGTTAAAGACTTGCCCTAAATGTGAAAGTGATGATATCTGCGTTTACAGATGGGAATGGGGTGATACAGAGAAAACGATAATCGAGTCAAAGGACAATCTGAAAATTAAAAAAAGCCAGCATACAACAATGGCTATACCCAAAAAGGGTTTCATTGCTAAATTGAAAAGTTGGCTGTCATAA
- a CDS encoding type II toxin-antitoxin system RelE/ParE family toxin yields the protein MEKVREVIAYQDHFENFLKAQTEKVQNKVFKVIEAIETLERVPETYLKAIKTKKGLYEARVQLASNIWRVFCFFDEGKLVILLNGFQKKTQKTPTKEIEKAAKLMDEYYAEKEVKKGKKKGK from the coding sequence ATGGAAAAAGTAAGGGAGGTCATTGCTTATCAGGACCATTTTGAGAACTTTTTAAAAGCCCAAACAGAAAAAGTTCAAAACAAGGTTTTTAAGGTCATTGAAGCGATTGAAACTTTGGAAAGAGTTCCAGAAACTTACCTGAAAGCTATCAAAACAAAGAAAGGGCTATATGAAGCCAGGGTTCAGTTGGCATCTAATATATGGAGGGTGTTTTGTTTTTTCGATGAAGGAAAGCTAGTGATACTTCTCAATGGCTTTCAAAAGAAAACCCAAAAAACACCAACCAAGGAAATCGAAAAGGCTGCCAAACTGATGGATGAATATTATGCTGAAAAGGAAGTTAAAAAAGGAAAAAAGAAAGGAAAATGA
- a CDS encoding sulfatase-like hydrolase/transferase, whose product MKRKALHLTLIGLFLVIGYFESNAQSFNRAIKTVENFEPSIPHPEQDKDITQKLAELEKKTGKKPNIVWIIIDDLGYGEPGAYGGGAAIGAATPAMDKLAAEGLKLTSCYSQQTCTPTRSAILTGRLPVRTGLTRPILAGDKITKNPWADEVSLPKLLSDNGYYTLLTGKWHVGEAEGMRPHDVGFDEYYGYYPAQKEITQGIDPRRFPDLVLNEELIKAFETIRPANHLTHGFKDGTTNELEEIKSLGDMGRADHKLADFTISKIKELSGSDKPFFIEHCFMKVHADNFDNPDYPGLSAAKYPYKNAVVEVDMHIGRILKALEEAGELENTFVFVTSDNGPQMDAWPDGGYTPFRGAKGTTFEGGVRVPGIAYWKGMISPGRASDDVFDLMDLFGTSLRLAGISQDELPDDRYYDFIDQSSFLFHDNGKGNRESVYFWWGTELMGIRMREYKEHIKVIIPQAPHMWIDYATIQDVGLAPWLFNLYIDPKEEMPVGHRRNAWLASLGAQLKSHAATFKKYPPKNIGL is encoded by the coding sequence ATGAAAAGAAAAGCTCTCCATTTAACGTTAATCGGACTCTTTCTGGTTATAGGATATTTTGAATCAAACGCCCAAAGTTTTAATCGAGCGATTAAGACGGTCGAGAATTTTGAACCCTCGATTCCTCACCCTGAACAAGATAAAGACATAACTCAAAAACTAGCTGAGCTTGAGAAAAAAACGGGTAAGAAACCAAATATAGTATGGATCATTATTGATGATTTGGGGTATGGAGAACCTGGCGCTTATGGAGGTGGAGCTGCTATTGGTGCCGCGACACCAGCAATGGATAAACTGGCTGCTGAAGGTTTAAAATTGACCTCCTGTTATTCCCAACAAACCTGTACCCCAACACGGTCAGCCATTTTAACAGGAAGGCTTCCTGTTCGCACGGGATTAACTCGTCCTATATTGGCAGGCGATAAGATAACTAAGAATCCATGGGCCGATGAAGTAAGCCTACCCAAACTACTGAGCGACAACGGCTATTATACCCTGCTTACAGGAAAATGGCATGTGGGTGAAGCTGAAGGCATGCGCCCGCACGATGTAGGTTTTGATGAATATTACGGCTATTATCCGGCCCAAAAAGAGATTACTCAAGGAATTGACCCAAGACGTTTCCCTGATTTGGTGCTTAATGAAGAACTTATTAAAGCGTTTGAAACTATTCGTCCAGCTAATCACTTGACGCATGGCTTTAAAGACGGGACAACCAACGAACTGGAGGAAATCAAAAGCCTGGGAGACATGGGACGTGCTGACCATAAATTGGCCGATTTTACCATTTCTAAGATTAAGGAATTGTCTGGATCGGATAAGCCCTTCTTTATTGAGCATTGCTTTATGAAAGTGCATGCCGATAATTTTGACAACCCTGATTATCCAGGGCTTAGTGCTGCCAAATACCCCTATAAAAATGCTGTTGTTGAAGTAGACATGCATATTGGTCGAATTCTTAAAGCATTGGAAGAAGCAGGTGAATTAGAAAACACTTTTGTCTTCGTCACTTCAGACAACGGCCCGCAAATGGATGCCTGGCCAGATGGTGGATATACTCCGTTTAGAGGAGCTAAAGGAACAACATTCGAAGGTGGTGTTCGCGTACCGGGTATTGCCTATTGGAAAGGAATGATAAGCCCTGGAAGAGCAAGTGATGATGTTTTTGATTTAATGGATCTGTTCGGCACTAGCCTACGCCTTGCAGGCATTTCTCAAGACGAACTCCCTGATGACAGATATTATGATTTTATTGACCAATCAAGTTTCCTGTTTCACGATAATGGAAAGGGGAATCGGGAATCGGTTTATTTTTGGTGGGGTACTGAACTGATGGGCATTCGAATGCGAGAATACAAAGAACACATTAAAGTCATTATCCCACAAGCACCTCATATGTGGATTGACTATGCAACTATTCAGGATGTTGGCCTAGCACCTTGGCTGTTCAATTTATACATAGACCCAAAAGAAGAAATGCCTGTAGGGCATCGTAGAAATGCCTGGTTAGCTTCTTTAGGTGCACAGTTGAAATCGCATGCGGCAACATTCAAAAAGTATCCACCAAAAAACATTGGGCTGTAA
- a CDS encoding YIP1 family protein, protein MNPYKSIWINPRVTFEELASREKQPFLILPIIGNGLIFGLDAYPDIASIFDEGGRIWAFFFALPLGIGLSFLMLGLIIPGLIKFCGKIWKGESTLRKMSNICSLSFFPLNIVLIYQISIFIFGVEPKLENINYGIIYLLWL, encoded by the coding sequence ATGAATCCATACAAAAGCATTTGGATTAACCCTAGAGTTACTTTTGAAGAATTAGCAAGTAGAGAAAAACAACCTTTTCTGATACTGCCAATAATAGGAAACGGTTTAATCTTCGGGTTAGATGCATATCCAGATATAGCCTCTATTTTTGATGAAGGAGGAAGGATTTGGGCTTTCTTTTTTGCATTGCCTTTAGGTATTGGATTATCTTTCTTGATGCTTGGCTTAATTATACCAGGACTTATTAAATTTTGTGGCAAGATTTGGAAAGGAGAATCCACTCTAAGAAAAATGTCCAATATTTGCTCCCTTTCGTTTTTCCCATTGAATATTGTCCTAATCTATCAAATTTCAATTTTTATTTTCGGGGTAGAACCAAAGTTGGAAAATATAAATTATGGGATAATTTATTTGCTCTGGCTTTAG
- a CDS encoding WapI family immunity protein, whose translation MTDNETIYFELKDSGDFIRIELMNLNYPNAELDWDRNWIKSNVIVKAGGFSGQFECDLMTTDFERFKKSLSQLYDKLDGTASFNTMEGQVEIKIKGDGIGHFEADCSVMDDAGIGNKLDFEINFDQTIISEMVRQLNDITKTYPISGDLKIKK comes from the coding sequence ATGACCGACAACGAAACAATATATTTTGAACTAAAGGACAGCGGAGACTTCATTAGAATTGAATTGATGAATTTGAATTATCCAAACGCTGAACTCGACTGGGACAGGAATTGGATTAAATCAAATGTGATCGTCAAGGCAGGTGGTTTCTCAGGACAATTTGAGTGTGACTTAATGACTACTGACTTTGAAAGATTCAAAAAAAGTCTTTCGCAGCTTTATGACAAGTTGGACGGAACGGCATCCTTTAATACAATGGAAGGACAGGTTGAAATAAAAATTAAAGGAGATGGGATCGGACATTTTGAAGCTGACTGCTCTGTAATGGACGATGCAGGAATAGGAAACAAACTTGATTTTGAGATAAATTTTGACCAGACAATTATTTCCGAAATGGTAAGACAGCTTAACGATATAACTAAAACCTATCCAATTTCAGGCGACTTGAAAATCAAAAAATGA
- a CDS encoding helix-turn-helix domain-containing protein, with translation MNTKSWKDIKDDVYGVKGTERRDELERDVESFKIGLQLKKAREDKNLTQEQLAELVDKKRTYISRVENNGSNLTLKTLYEIVEKGLGGKVKISIEL, from the coding sequence ATGAATACAAAGAGCTGGAAAGATATCAAAGATGATGTGTACGGGGTCAAAGGAACCGAACGCAGGGATGAATTAGAAAGGGATGTTGAGTCATTCAAAATTGGCTTGCAATTAAAGAAGGCAAGAGAGGACAAAAATCTCACCCAAGAGCAATTAGCGGAATTGGTGGATAAGAAAAGAACCTACATTTCAAGGGTGGAGAACAACGGAAGTAACTTGACACTGAAAACCCTCTATGAAATTGTTGAAAAAGGATTAGGTGGGAAGGTAAAAATCTCCATTGAACTCTAA
- a CDS encoding leucine-rich repeat domain-containing protein, producing MKHHFGDFLDRTGDYWTTIPNRERFAFIADFEIANKDEVKILTISKTQEKEHWEQVFECQNLEEMTLHDPSKEQVQAIRKLTNLKRIRVTFFRAKDIEFLGDLINLEEVILEYVSGFSDLTPLIKLTKLKSLHFENLRRVSNFDGLKGLNSLRYLHIDGTLDWNQPIENFEFLKGLPNLEVFSLGFIISKTEFPSFLPILHLKKLKKIKIGRATFKTNEYAFLQAAFPNFEGCSWDLCWDYQDNFEFLGKRAGFVKKNSPIAKERCDEFVRTFEEMKRESETIIKSYCA from the coding sequence ATGAAACATCATTTTGGAGATTTTTTAGACAGGACGGGCGACTATTGGACGACAATTCCAAATAGAGAAAGATTTGCATTTATAGCGGACTTTGAAATTGCAAACAAAGACGAAGTGAAAATCTTAACCATAAGTAAGACTCAAGAAAAAGAGCATTGGGAACAAGTTTTTGAATGTCAAAATCTTGAAGAAATGACTCTACACGACCCAAGTAAAGAACAAGTTCAAGCAATTCGTAAATTGACAAATCTCAAAAGAATTAGGGTAACATTTTTCCGAGCTAAGGACATTGAATTTCTTGGTGACCTAATAAATTTAGAAGAAGTTATACTTGAATACGTTTCTGGCTTTTCAGACTTGACACCATTAATTAAATTGACAAAATTAAAATCTTTGCATTTTGAGAATCTGCGTAGAGTTTCAAATTTTGACGGATTAAAAGGACTTAATAGTTTAAGGTATTTACATATTGACGGAACACTTGACTGGAATCAACCGATAGAAAACTTTGAGTTCTTAAAGGGACTTCCAAACCTTGAAGTTTTCTCATTAGGTTTTATTATTAGCAAGACAGAATTTCCTTCATTTCTACCAATACTACATTTGAAAAAATTAAAGAAAATTAAAATTGGACGGGCAACATTTAAGACAAATGAATATGCCTTTCTTCAAGCAGCTTTTCCGAACTTTGAAGGCTGTTCGTGGGACTTATGTTGGGATTATCAGGACAATTTTGAATTTTTAGGCAAACGAGCAGGATTTGTAAAAAAGAATAGCCCAATTGCAAAAGAACGGTGTGACGAATTTGTAAGGACATTCGAAGAAATGAAAAGAGAATCAGAAACAATAATCAAAAGCTACTGTGCATAA